The sequence ACTTTACGTCGTCACGAGTAGTCTTGGTCGACCGGCTATGCATGCCCTTATTATGGATTCGACCACGCCTGATAATCGGAAAGCCATTTATGCGCTGGATTATTGGCTTGTGAATTTATCGTTGGCAATTGGGGCTGCCCTTGGTGGCCTGTTGTATGTAAATCATCAAATTGAGTTGTTCGCATTCCTAACAATTACTTCGATAATCTTGCCGATTGCTTATAAAATCTGGTTGATTGATGAACAGACAATTCAGTTTGAAAAGCAACATCAGAATGTGTTGTTGGATGTCATCCAAAGTTATAAAATTGCCTTTCAAGATAGTCCATTTGTCAAAGTCGTACTCGGCTCCATGTTCATCTTTGCGGCGGAATTTTCTTTAAATAGCTATATTGGGGTTCGGCTAGCAGAATCATTTGAATCCATATATATTGGTGGATTTGAAGTGGCGGGTGTACGTATGCTAAGTATTCTTAATATCGAAAACATGCTGCTCGTTGTCTGCTTTACGTTTATAATCAATAAGTTTACGGATCGTTTCAGCAAGCAAAAAGTATTGCTGATTGGTCTTATTGTCTATAGTATCGGTTATATTACCGTTATGTCAGCAAATGTTTGGTACATATTGTTGTTATTTAATTTAATTGCTACGCTTGGCGAACTCATCTATTCACCTGTACGTAATGCAGAGCAAGCAAATATGATTCCAGTGGATAAACGAGGTTCTTACTCGGCCTTTTCGAACATTTCATTTAGTGGAGCAGACTTAATTGCCCGTTCGACGATTATTATAGGCGCTTATTTAATCCCTACAATGATGTCTGTTTATATCGGTATTATATTGATGGTTGGTACTTTCCTTTTGTATACGGGTTTGTTTATAAGAAAACCCGTTAGTTAGCAAAAAACGCCAGTGAACTTGCACAAAAAATATCTGATTGTTGGAATTAACAGTGCATACTTTTATTGGAGATGAATGTGTGGTTTCCTTTTCTGTTATGGAGATTATTTCATGGGAGCCGCTGCCAATAACTTATACCTATTTATAAATTTGTTATTTGTCTATTTGTCTATTTGAAAGACGCAAATTATGATAGGAGTGTATAAATGATGGAATTCAAGTTTTCACTAAGTCATTCGGATGGAATTCTTAGTGAGGAGCTTAGGTAAGCTATGGAATATAGACTTACAAAGGTAGTCAATGATAAGAAAAGTTATTTGTGGAATACAAATTGGCTAATCGTTTCTGAAGGTAACAATTGTATAATTGGCGGCATAATGCTAAAAGGCTTACCAAATAAAAATGGTGAAGTAATAATCGGTTATTACACACACCCTACGTATCAAGGAAATGGCCACATGACAGAAACTATGACTAGAATAAAAGGTTGGCTGCTAAGTCAACCTAATGTTCGGTATATAATCGCAGATACCGAAAAAGATAATATTGCATCTCATAGAGTACTAGAAAAGGTAGGGGCAGAAATATATAAGGAAACGGAAGAATTATATTATTGGAGAATTTTTTAATAGGGGAATACGTCTTTACTATGTAATTGGATTAAGTGAACAGTGCCAGTCGCTCATTCAAACGTGTAAGTTCTAATTAACATGAATGTTTGAGTGACTGTGGTCCTTTACAAGTATGGCCTTTAAGGCATCGTCAAATTTCTAACGCAAATGCTCTCAACAAACAGTCAATTTAGCATTGGGCAACTCATTGTAACCAGCGTATCTATCCACATGTAAATATTCCTAAAACCCTTCAGGAATTTGTGAGGATACTTATTTACACATGTTGTTGATACTCATATAAAATGTTTACTAGCGTGCCTTCGCCTGAGCGATGTAACTACATTCACACTTATTCCTCTCCGCTATTTTACGAATAAATTAACGGTGCAAGACCCGTAAAAAACGGTTTATTGAAGGACCGAAATTGTGGTGGAACCCTACATCTTTTTACGAATTTTCGCTATTACTAACAGTAATAAAGGGAGTAGTATGCCGAATGTAGCACCAAAAGGTAACCAAGCACCTTTATTGTATTGCATGGAGTCAACAGTAGTGGGATGTACAATGACAGAAAGGACAACAATGAGTAGTCCTAAAGGCAGCGTTAGTGGTCGATACTCTTTTATGTTTACTAATTGTGCAAGCCCTATGACGGATGCATAAAAATAGATGAGAAGCTTAAAGAAGATTGTTATGATCCACATAAATGCTATAAACATTTCTAGTCTTTGTAAAAAATTCCCTATTTCAATTCTTTTTGCTAAAGAATAACTAGGGTACATTAGTTTTGAAGTCGTCTCTGCACCTAAGACCACAATAGTAAGCATAACAATGATAACCAAAATAATTCCAGCAATGAGCGTTCCTTTAAAAAGAGCTTTCTTTGCTTGTTGTGAGTCATTCACGGCAATAGGGAAAATCATTAATAGTACAACTGGTGAAAATGAAAAAATACTTAAAAAGAGGAGCATGCCGTATATCATTGGTTTCATCTTTGTTTCTAATATGGGTTGAGTGTTTGCAAAATCGAAATTAGGAGAAAGGAGGAAAACAGTTAGTAAGAATAGCAAGATAAACCAAGGGAAAATGATTTCCGCAGAACGAGCAATTGTTTCTAATCCGTAACGTACACCCATAATAATAACACTAATAAATAACAAATTGAAAGCTAAAAGTGGTGTTTCTGGCATAAGTTGTGTTTGCATGAAAGAACCCACAAAGTAGAGAAGTTCTCCGGAAACGACTATTGTAAAGAAAAGAAAAGAAATCGTAACAATTTTTCCAATCCATTTGCCAAGCAATTTTTCATTCATTTCAACAAGGGTCATTGATGGTTCGATACTTCCAACGACATTGTATAATTTAACTAATAATAGAGCAACAACTACACCAAGAATAGCGGCTATCCACGCATCTTGTTTTGCTTCCTGGGCTATAATTCCAGGCACAATTAAAATGGAAGAGCCGATTAAAAATAAAATGACTAAAATAGTAAATTGGCGAACGCTTATTTTTATGGTTTCCATTGTCTACCTACCTTATTTAAATCTCATTTTAAAGTCGCTTGCAACCAGTCTGTAATGGGCTTATAAACGAATTCAATCCAATCGATTGGGTTCGGAACGGCTACTTTTAAATTAACTGCAATACTCAAGCTTGTTGCGAATAAGAGAAGAACAAAGAACACCCGGAATTCTTTTATATTTCCTTTCTTTAAGAGGGTAGGGGCTTCGGTGACGAATATTCCAGCGGCTACGATGACTATCCCTAAATTCATCCACATGTCGTTTACTCCCTCTGTTTTTTTGGTATGGTGTTTATAATGGTGCCCAATCCTTTTGTTTTCACATCTACTTTTACTTGTACTTCAAGTTCTGGGAAAATCTGCTCCCAGTCCTTCTCTAACTTCTTCCAAGCTTCGGGATTTGAACGATGAATAACTTCACCGAACCCAAATATATCGGCTTTATACTTGTTTTGAATGGTATCAAGTGTATTTGTAATATTTGTTGTGAGTGTTTCACTTGATATTTTATCTAGCTCAGCAATTGTTTCTTTTTTTTCCAAGTTAATCGGGCAATCTACTTCTGCTACAGTTTGATTAGATTGGATGTCTAGTTTAATGCGTGGCTTTTTGTTCGCCATTTCACCTTTTACTTTCGTTTTAGAGCTCTTCACTTCTGTTGTAATATTTCCGCCTTCGGGGCATGCAATAATAGTTGCTGTGCTTTTAATTTTATCTTTAATGTAGGTATAACCCTTACTTTCCTCTTCATTTAATAAGCCAACCATTTTTCCATTCTTGAATACAGCCAATCCTGAGTAGTACAAGATGGCAGGAGGGATGGTCTTCTCCACATTGGCGTTACTTGTGCCTTTTGAAGGGTCACCATTAATACGAATAGTTGTTAAAACGGTATTTCCATTTGTTTTCTCAAGGTCTTTAATTAACTCATCAAATCGAGTTGGTGAAGAGGATGCCCATACTTCTGATGAATTTTTAAGTGAGTTATACATTGTATTTGCAGGGATTTTTTCGAGTGGTGATAAGATTCCTAATATTTCTTTTGCTGGTAATTGATCCGACACGACAACCAAAAAGTTTGATCTCATTTCTTGGTCTCTCATAAATAAATCTAGTTTTTGATCAATTCCCTCCACTGCTAATTCTTCGCCTAAAACCATAATCCCAACATGAGAGAAATATGGTTTTCTTGGGGTGACGGTTGACAATTTTCTAATCGCCTCAAATAAGGTTTCTGCTTTTGCATGGTATAAAACAAATGGCATGCGCCCTCCATTCGATTTATTTGAAGATATTTCACTAGGATTAACGATTTGGACCGAAACTTCATAGTCATCTTCTACTTTGTCAATTCCAACAGCTGCGACGATTGAAAATTCATTGAGCTCTCGCTTGTTCCAGCAACCAGACATAATTAGAGCTATGGCAATGAGTAAACATGAGGATACCATCACCCGTTTCACATTAAAAACTCCTTTCGAAAGTTCATGCATTCGTTTCTTACTCCTTGTGCTTGAGTTTATGGGTAAGCTTATTTTGTTCGCGTATTGGGTTTTTCTGATTAATGAGACGCGGGCGGGACAGTAAAGCCCATCTAGGAAATCGAAGAATCGCATCCTTCTGATCAGCGGGTTCATAAGGTGTAAAAGGACTCATGTAGGGAACCCCGAACGTTCGAAGGCTACATAAATGTAGAGTTAGTGCGAAAAGTCCGATGACAATTCCAAACAAACCGAATGTGGCGGCTAGCACAATCATGGGAAATCGCAGCATGCGGAATGCACTAGACATACTATAGGCAGGGAAAACAAAGCTACTAATCGCTGTTAAAGAAACAACGATAACCATTACAGCAGAAACTAATCCCGCCTCGACTGCCGCTTGACCAATAACCAGTGTTCCAACAACCGATAATGCAGTTCCGACTGTTCTTGGCATGCGAAGCCCGGCTTCCCGCAAAATCTCAAATGCCAATTCCATTAGCATTGCTTCCACGAAGGCAGGGAATGGAACACCTTCCCGTTGTGCAGCAATACTTATAAACATCGATGTGGGAAGCATCTGAGGATGAAACGTTGTAATAGCGACATATAAGGATGGACCAAGTAATGCAAAAAAAGCACCAATATAACGGAGAACCCGCACAAGACTACTAACATCTGCCCGCTGGTAATAATCCTCTGGAGAATGAATGAACGAAACGAACAAAGCCGGAACGATGAGAACAAAGGGGGTTCCATCTATAAGGATTGCCACCTTTCCTTCTAGAAGTTCAGCAGCGATAACATCCGGGCGTTCGGTATTGTACACCGTTGGGAATGGTGTAAACGTATCATCTTGGATTAGCTCTTCTATATATCCACTTTCCAGAATGCCATCGATATCAATTCGATTTAGTCTGGCGCGAACTTCAGTGACAATTTCGTCACTGACAATTCCATTGATATACATAATTGCAACATCAGTTTGGGTGACTCGTCCAATTTGCATCGTTTCAAGCCAGAGATTAGGATCTTTTATTTTACGTCTAATTAGTGAAGTGTTTGTGCGCAATGTTTCTGAAAACGACTCACGTGGGCCACGAACTACAGATTCTGCTAAAGGTTCAGTTACACCACGGTCCTGCCAGCTTCTTGTGCTAGAAGCTATAAGACCTTCAGAATGGCCGTCTACTAGAATAACCGTCTCGCCAGATAACACTGAGTGGTACAATGTTTTATAATCGTCAACGTCTTTTACATCAGCAATCGTGAGGACGGAGTCTTTAATGATTTGAATAATGTCGGGAGACGATTGAATTTCTTTATCCAAACGTGTTCCTTTAGCATCAAGCATCACTGACTCCATTATGAAGTCAGTGATGGTCTTTTGATCTGCCAAGCCATCGGTGTAAATAATCCCCATTAACTGCTCGGCTGATTTTCCAATCCGCACTACTCTAATTGTGATATCAGTACTATTTCCAAGTGTCTCTTTAATTTGCTGAATATTTTCTTGAAGACTTGTATGTAGGAGTATCTTGGATTCAGCTGGCTGTTGGTCTGGATTTTGTTCAAACGATTCTTTTACTGTATTTGATACCCATTTATCAAAGAAATTCATTATTACCTCCCCTCCCATATTTAATTCGTTACCTCAGTATGACCGGATGGGTTCTTGTATAGACGCAGATAGACTAAAAAAACTGCCAAACAATTAAGCGAGACAGCAACGAAACATTAATCTGTTTGGAATTCTAAGTGCAGCTTACTTCTGACTGACATGTAAAAAATTCTTGTAACTACTTAGGCACCTATGTTGATATAAAAAATTCTATCAACAACGCTTGGCGCCTAACAGGGGATGCCTCCCGCGATAAGCCTAATAGAAAACCACTATTAGTCTTATCGCTTCGGCTACCCCTGTTAGGCGCCTTCGCTGGAGATTCGCAGGTATTATTTGTTCAACCCACTTAGATTCATTCTATTTGAAAGAGAATTCTCCACGTGTGACGGAGAGGAGTGAGGAAAGGATATAAGAAAGCGTCAGGTTAGCATAATCGAGAAAGATGAAATAGGGAATTCTGGTGGTAAAGATGTTATTATAAATTTGGTTTTATAAAAGCTTGAGATAGTGTTTAGAATATTAACATTGGCTTGAATGATATGGCATACATATATATGAGAACATTAAGAAGAGGTATTGATGAGTATGAATGAGGAATTAATACAAAATGCCAATGAAAGCTATCGGTTGGCCGAGCAGAAGGCTGCTCATTATTTTACATCATTGTCTGAACAGCTTGCGCAACAGACTTATGCATCTACGCTGATAAAAGATATACAGTCCTGGAAAAAGAACCATATTTATCCTTACTCGTTATTCACCCTTTTTTCGCGTGGAAAGGGAAAATTTGATTCTAAAGGGTATCACAATTACATCCAATGGCTGGCTTACACAGGTAAACTAGATAACTACTTAGATCGAAGCATTTCCTATATTTACATGCGAGATCTGGGCAAAGCCTTGGACTCATCTGACACACAGGCTAGTGTTCGACGTACAGCCGAGAGCCTGAAAAATCATCTGACACAATCCAATGCAACAGATGCCGAGACATTTAGTATGGCTTGGTTATATCGACAGGCTCAGAAGGAAAGCGTTGAGCCCGCTATGATCTGGGTGATGGATAAATTAAAGACGGTATCCTTCAATATACCGAAGGGGATGGATGCTGCGGAAGCCAAACGAAAGCTTATCAAAATTATGGCAGGGGTTATCATTCATGTGAATGAAGAGATGGATGCTGATAGTACTCCTGAGGAACGTACTCAGAAACTGGATGAAGCGATTAGGCTAGGGTATTGCTATGGCTTAACCTATCCATTTATTGACGATCTTCTAGATGCCAAAGTCTTATCAGAAAAAGAGAAAAAACGTTTTGCCGAATTAATTCGTACGACACTTATCACAGAATCTGTTCCAGAATTGGGTGAGTGGACTGGGAGAAATGCGGGTCTAATCCGCTATATTCATTCAGAGCTCCGAGATGCCTTTGAGTATATTAAGGCCCATCAGCGACCAGAAACAAGAAGAAAGTTTTTCGAGCAATCCTTTGTATTTTTTAATTCACAGGAAGTAGATCGCACGAAGGATCTATCGAATGCCAATTACTCCAATGAAGAGCTGTATATCCCCGTCATTTTAAAATCTTCATATTCCCGATTAATTACCCGCTCAGTTATTAGTGCGCCTGAGGATGAGGGCTTCGACAACCGAACATTTTTATATGGCATTTACAATCAGCTAGCGGATGATTTTGCTGATATGTTTGAGGATATGGAGGAAGGAAGAGTAACCCCTTATACGTACTATATGAAATATCATGACAAGCGTTTGGATCTTATCAATCCTTTCGAATTGTATTGGACGGTCATTTTTAATTTGATCCATAACGTGTATCACTCAGATAGCAAGACCTGTGAGGTAATTCTTGATCGTGTAATAAACGGGTTGAAACGATTTAAGAAACGAATGGGAACTAAAAAATATGACGAGGTTATGAAGCTATTTGCTGCTGGAAACACAAAATTTAGCTATGTCGTTCAAAAAATGGTTCGAAAAGCAGAAGACGTAGATTTCTTTGATAAACTGCTTCGGGATCATATGATTACTAATTTGAAAAATGAGCGGAAAGAGCAGGAAGACTTTTCAGAGATGATTGAAACTGTACGCAAACAGATTAACAGCTCATTAAATATCCCTACAGAAGAAAATAGATCTTTGATGACAGACCCCATCATTGATGCAGCCAATTATAGTTTAGCAAGTGATGGCAAGCGGTTGAGACCAATCATGACTTGGGTTATGGGTGTTACTGAGTATGGTTTAAATAAGTCTGCAATTGTGCCACTTCTGAAATCATTGGAATATATGCACACGGCATCCCTTATTTTTGATGATTTACCGTCCCAGGATAATGCGTCCACCCGTAGGGGGCGTTCGACTTTACATCAAGTGTATGACGTTGCCACCGCAGAATTAACGGCACTTTATCTAACCCAAAAAGCGATGGAAGAACAGGCATCTCTTGACCAGTTCAATCCTAAAACCGTGCTCCACTTGATACGATATTCATCCCAAGTGACGGGGGATATGTGTAGGGGACAGGCGATGGATTTAGATTCCAAAGGGAAATCGTTGACATTGGAACAATTGAATATGATGTGCTTTTATAAGACGGGAATCGCATTCGAAGCTTCACTGATAATGCCGGCAATTCTCGCTGGTGTAGAGGAGTCGGAAAGAGGAGCCTTGAAAAAATTCGCCCGTCATGCCGGCATTGCATTTCAGATCAAGGACGATTTGCTGGATGTTGAAGGAGATTTAACTGTGCTTGGAAAGCCGATTGGAAAAGATGCTGAAAACAACAGCTCAACATTTGTGTCAGTGTTAGGCGTTACAGGTGCAAAAAAAGCGATGTGGGAGCATTATTGTTGTGCAATGGAAGTATTGCAAGATGTACCACGTAATACTGGTTTTTTGAAGCATTTATTAAATTATATTGTGAATCGGGATCATTGAGTTAGATATCCAAGTTAATGGGGACCTCATTAACTTGGATTTTTTATAAAGTCCTACATATTTTTAGACTTTTATGTTTTCTGAATCGTCTAATAAGTGGGGAGGGGGGATACTTATTATGGAACAGGAGGATGCAAGCTTTCGAGCGATTATTAATGAACATAATGATTATTTGCTTCGGCTTAGTTATTTATATGTGAAAGATTGGAATGCAGCGGAAGATATTGTACAAGATGTGTTTATTAAGTATTGGATAACGTCAGAACAATTTCAAGCACAATCAAGCTTGCGAACCTACTTAACCCGCATGGCTATTAATCGATGCAAAGATTACTTAAAAAGCTGGCGATACAGGACACAAACACTAACAAATATTTTCCCTGGAATGATTCGCCCGAAAAATCGACTCATTTTACAAGATGAACAATTGATGGTGGCTGATGCTGTATTGTCACTGCCTATTAAATTTCGTGAAGTGATTATTCTATACTATTTTGAAGAATTAACTATGCGTGAAATTGCAGCAGTCATAAATATATCAGAAAGTACGATTAAATATCGGTTGAAGACGGCGAAAGAGCGTTTGAAGGATAAGTTATCGACTCAACAATGGGAGGTGCTAAAAAGTGAATGAAATTAAACGGCAATTAGAAGTGAAAATCGGTGATACGGCACAACAGCAGCGAAATGTGATAAGGAAAATTAATGAACAATATCCAACACATGCGAAAAATAGGCCCCCCTTTTTCACTATTGCAGCCAATCTAGCGCTTTTTGCGGCAACCTGTCTATTTGTCTTTTCTTTTATTGATAAGGAAGGGTTAGACACGGCCACTATTAATGCTGTGCCGATACCGATTGCGGGGGAGAAAGGAAGCGTGATTGAAGCAAATGAGGTATTGACTCCGATTACTGAGGAACGGAAGCGGCAATATTATCAGCGGTATGTTGAAATAGTGGAGAAAGCAATGGAAAAGAAGATTGGATTTTCTATTGGTGTTGAACCAATAGAGGAGTTTAAGGAATCTGATTGGATAGAACCAGCGGAATTTGAAAAAATAATCCAAAATGACGTGACAGCATTTTTAGCAACGGAACGCGAAACACTTGCTGCTGTGTCTACTGATTTAAAGCCTGCTGTAACCAATCCGACTGGCGAAACAACTAAAGCCGCATATCTATATTTTCCTGATGTAGTAAAGAAAATTGAAGTCGCAGCGATATTCGATACACAGTACAATGCAGATAAAAATCGTCAATTATTTAGCAATGTGGATGTGATTACAACAAAATTTCTTAGCACTCATGGTACATGGGGACAAACATTTCAGAAAGCTACTTTACTAGATGGGGGAAGAACATATAGTATCTATATTGAAGGGGTTTTCTATGCGAATAACGTAACATTTGAAAAAGCATTTACAATTGAATTCCATTGTGATGAGTTTGGAAATATATATTAATAGTGTTTTTATTGAAGAAGTGATTCCTGAAATAACAATCGAATTTAAGTTGTTGTATAAAGGAACGATGGAACCTAGGCAATCCATCGTTTCTTTTTGTATTTTTTAAAAAGGATTTTAACTCATTGTCTTATATTGAATCTAAGAAGTATTGCCAATTTTTTTGTAGAAATTATTGAAGTTAAGCAGCAGTAGTCTTGAATAAGATGGATTGCTTTTTAACGATATTCTGGATTTTTTTTGAAATTTGAAACTTATGTTTATTTCAAACGTATTAAAGTTAAGGGGCTGAAGCATTTTCAAAAAGAACCTTAGATAAGGATAATAACAATATGATTTTGGAGGTGTGTTTAAGTTATGAACTATGAATATAAAGAGAAAGAAAAGAAAGATAGTTTATGTGTTTCGATTAGAGACAGGGGTGAGAACTCATTACTCGAAGTGGAGATAAAAGGAAATAACGTAGAAATAGTTACATATGTTCGAAGTGACAAAACAACACATTTCAAAATGCCCCTGGAACTCTTCGAACAAATGTACAAAAAATTGATGGGTGATCATTAATTAGTGGATAAATATATTTTTACTATTCCCTTGATGAAGGGAGTAAAAAAAGCATTCGAAATAAATAATGAAAAAGGATTAACCATTGCTAAAGTACTAAGATTCTATCCTAATTTCCTGAATATATTAACGGAAATATTTTTAACGGGATGGGAAGTTAATATAAAAGCTACAGAAGGTGATAAAGAGTTTTTAATCAGAGAGCATTTTCGTTGGACAAAAAATGAATGGTCAATATTTGAAAATGGATTAAAAATAGGTACTCTAACTAATATCAAGGCAATTGAATTCGGTGATACAAAAGAAATTGTTATTCAAGGTGAAAATTACTACTATCTTGATAAGCCACTCGAAACAAAAACATTTATACAAGACGAAAATAAAAATGTAATTGCAATAGTTGATTATAAACTGTTTGATTTATCACGAAAAAAAGAAATAGTCTTGTATAGCAATGAAATAGCAATGAAATAGCAATGAAATAGCTGTTACTTTGTTGGTCTGTATTGACTATTTATCGACTCTAAAGAAGAAATGAAAAACAACTTAACACTTTTAACTTTAGTATATTCTTATTAATTGAAAATCTTAGTGAACTAACGAGGTGCTTTAGTGTAATAACAGTAATCCTTTTCTTCTTGTGCTAACGAGGCGGTTTAAATACAAAATTAAGTTCTGTTTTACATGAACAGGCGCAAGTTCCTGATAACTGTAAAGATAGTAATTCAGGAGGTTACTACATATGAAGAACAGTAATACCAATATCCTAGTATTTTTATGCGCCATTTATATTATTTATTTTATTTATTCAATATTCCAAAACGCTAATACCCCTCCCATTACATTTACATTAATTTGTATTTATGCACTAATTTATCTTGCTGATGAAATAGTATTAAAGGATAAATTGTCTAAATGGGGGACTGGAAAGAGTTTTGATAATATGCGTAAAGTAGAATGGTATAGGCTCATAACTGCTCCATTTTTTCATATGAACTTACTACATATGATGGCAAACCTTTTCGGTATATATTTTGTAGGTTCTTTTCTAGAAGACAAAATTGGCAGCGGTTTGTTTCTGCTTATGTACATGGTGGGAAACCTTTTAGTTTCCTTATTGTTTTCTGCATTTTCTTCATTTATTAAAGGGACAGGAGCTTCCCCTGGTATATTTGCTTTAATTGGTTGTATTTTTTACTTGTATATACAAACACCAGAGTTATTCGATTTTCATTTCGGTTCTTGGCAAACAAGTTATTTAATCCTTTATACAACTTTGGGTAACTTCATAGGTCTTGGAGGGGCTATTTCTCATGTCCTTGGCTTCATTTTTGGAATATTGATGAGTATGTTACTATTTTAATTATAATTTCAAACCTAACATCAGTAGATTAAAGAGGACAAAGTTTTTGAAATAACATACTTAAACAAACGGGTGCTTTAGTTGACGATTATTGAGCCGCTTAGACGGCTCTATTTTCACGCCTGATGATTTACCAAAAAGTAACTTAATCAAACACTAGGCACTTTCTGTCTAGTAGCTTTAGTTCGCTTTAGATTGAACGACTTCTATACTATTACCGGGCTGTTTTATGTATAGGGATGCGACTTCGTCGCATCCCTATACATTTTTCCGGTAATCGTATGGTAGTCGTTCATCCATCGCTCTCCAAAAACACTTATACACAAAGTGCTAATGCTTTTAGGGAAGAAAGAATAGCTGGCTTTTTACTTGGATAAAAGCCGCCACGAAGAACGGATTTTACGAACAAAGGCGAAGCGTCGAGAGTAGTTGGATAGATGCCTTAATTTCTGCAAAGAACGCAGAAATTAAGGCCAATCAAACCCTACGCTGTTCGATTGGCTGAAGCTTTTACCGTGGTCCTTCCGACTGTTATTTTAGGAAGTATCATATTCTTCTTATAAAACTTACTAAAAGTAAAGTGGGAGCACCTTATACAACGTACAAGAGTGCCCGAAATTGCATCTTCGGGCACTTACTCTCTATAGAAAAAGTCATCTATTCTTTTCTTTCCAAGCAACTGCATTTTTCACTTGAACGTTGTAGGTACGCGACAGGCAAGTATTCGCAAT comes from Sporosarcina sp. FSL K6-3457 and encodes:
- a CDS encoding polyprenyl synthetase family protein produces the protein MNEELIQNANESYRLAEQKAAHYFTSLSEQLAQQTYASTLIKDIQSWKKNHIYPYSLFTLFSRGKGKFDSKGYHNYIQWLAYTGKLDNYLDRSISYIYMRDLGKALDSSDTQASVRRTAESLKNHLTQSNATDAETFSMAWLYRQAQKESVEPAMIWVMDKLKTVSFNIPKGMDAAEAKRKLIKIMAGVIIHVNEEMDADSTPEERTQKLDEAIRLGYCYGLTYPFIDDLLDAKVLSEKEKKRFAELIRTTLITESVPELGEWTGRNAGLIRYIHSELRDAFEYIKAHQRPETRRKFFEQSFVFFNSQEVDRTKDLSNANYSNEELYIPVILKSSYSRLITRSVISAPEDEGFDNRTFLYGIYNQLADDFADMFEDMEEGRVTPYTYYMKYHDKRLDLINPFELYWTVIFNLIHNVYHSDSKTCEVILDRVINGLKRFKKRMGTKKYDEVMKLFAAGNTKFSYVVQKMVRKAEDVDFFDKLLRDHMITNLKNERKEQEDFSEMIETVRKQINSSLNIPTEENRSLMTDPIIDAANYSLASDGKRLRPIMTWVMGVTEYGLNKSAIVPLLKSLEYMHTASLIFDDLPSQDNASTRRGRSTLHQVYDVATAELTALYLTQKAMEEQASLDQFNPKTVLHLIRYSSQVTGDMCRGQAMDLDSKGKSLTLEQLNMMCFYKTGIAFEASLIMPAILAGVEESERGALKKFARHAGIAFQIKDDLLDVEGDLTVLGKPIGKDAENNSSTFVSVLGVTGAKKAMWEHYCCAMEVLQDVPRNTGFLKHLLNYIVNRDH
- a CDS encoding sigma-70 family RNA polymerase sigma factor encodes the protein MEQEDASFRAIINEHNDYLLRLSYLYVKDWNAAEDIVQDVFIKYWITSEQFQAQSSLRTYLTRMAINRCKDYLKSWRYRTQTLTNIFPGMIRPKNRLILQDEQLMVADAVLSLPIKFREVIILYYFEELTMREIAAVINISESTIKYRLKTAKERLKDKLSTQQWEVLKSE
- a CDS encoding tubby C-terminal domain-like protein; amino-acid sequence: MDKYIFTIPLMKGVKKAFEINNEKGLTIAKVLRFYPNFLNILTEIFLTGWEVNIKATEGDKEFLIREHFRWTKNEWSIFENGLKIGTLTNIKAIEFGDTKEIVIQGENYYYLDKPLETKTFIQDENKNVIAIVDYKLFDLSRKKEIVLYSNEIAMK
- a CDS encoding rhomboid family intramembrane serine protease, giving the protein MKNSNTNILVFLCAIYIIYFIYSIFQNANTPPITFTLICIYALIYLADEIVLKDKLSKWGTGKSFDNMRKVEWYRLITAPFFHMNLLHMMANLFGIYFVGSFLEDKIGSGLFLLMYMVGNLLVSLLFSAFSSFIKGTGASPGIFALIGCIFYLYIQTPELFDFHFGSWQTSYLILYTTLGNFIGLGGAISHVLGFIFGILMSMLLF